A window of the Podospora bellae-mahoneyi strain CBS 112042 chromosome 6, whole genome shotgun sequence genome harbors these coding sequences:
- the MNH1 gene encoding Protein mago nashi (COG:A; EggNog:ENOG503P00Z) gives MSSTNEPFYIRYYSGHQGRFGHEFLEFDFRVVGDGRSATARYANNSNYRNDSLIRKESTAHPMT, from the exons atgTCTTCCACAAACGAACCATTCTATATTCGCTACTA CTctggccatcaaggtcgtTTCGGGCACGAATTCTTGG AATTCGATTTCCGCGTGGTCGGAGATGGTCGCAGTGCCACAGCCCGCTATGCAAACAACTCGAACTACAGGAATGATAGCCTCATTCGCAAAGAAAGTACGGCCCATCCCATGACCTAA
- a CDS encoding hypothetical protein (COG:U; BUSCO:EOG092648U2; EggNog:ENOG503NV7N) — MPTPSSSAPEPQSPRSFSFSSCPDPEELLSNMPSTSHSQLPPALSPQSPESPQSPSSWHPRPPVAYETDVTMTNEPTAAQSPRSATMSPQPLLERPLPEPEFEVEGMVPVPDQPDESQKQPDQDEEMASPENDASGGGNTGEGAVARPPNTTMGESSSRRRSRCEKQSPVVGELYEVDIWGPVGNGPRWVEDRGLVGLGHEFSLMRSIPTTPSSFLRPGSKFEGSQESERQRYDVEVEIKYVDMRESFLCGYLKIQGLTDDHPTLTTYFEGEIIGPKYGFITQHPTWGATDKIDLSHWGKFAPFRPYAKQARKGGQILVKDMAQRENIFMRWKEHFLVPDHRVRTINGASFEGFYYICFNQVKGEVSGIYFHSKSEKFQRLELRHVPNKGCYGAVEFR; from the exons ATGCCCACGCCCTCGTCGAGCGCGCCCGAACCCCAGTCGCCTCGttctttctccttctcatcatGTCCTGATCCTGAGGAGCTGCTGTCTAACATGCCGTCCACATCCCACTCCCAACTGCCCCCAGCTCTGTCTCCGCAGTCGCCCGAGTCACCACAATCCCCCTCGAGCTGgcatccccgtcccccgGTTGCCTACGAAACAGATGTCACCATGACGAACGAACCGACTGCGGCGCAGTCTCCGCGATCAGCCACCATGTCACCGCAGCCTCTGTTGGAGAGACCCCTTCCGGAACCAGAGTTCGAAGTCGAAGGGATGGTGCCCGTGCCAGATCAGCCAGATGAATCACAGAAGCAACCTGAccaggatgaggagatggctAGCCCTGAGAATGAtgccagtggtggtggcaatACTGGCGAAGGAGCGGTCGCAAGACCACCAAACACAACAATGGGGGAATCATCGAGtaggaggaggtcaagatgtGAAAAACAATCTCCGGTTGTCGGGGAGCTTTACGAGGTGGATATCTGGGGGCCAGTAGGGAACGGCCCTCGATGGGTTGAGGACAGAGGGTTAGTGGGACTGGGACACGAGTTCTCTCTCATGAGGTCGATACCAACCACACCTTCGTCCTTCTTGCGGCCGGGAAGCAAGTTTGAGGGGTCTCAGGAATCGGAGCGACAACGGTACGATGTAGAGGTGGAAATCAAATACGTCGACATGCGCGAGTCGTTTTTGTGTGGTTATCTGAAGATTCAGG GTTTGACCGATGACCACCCAACACTTACGACCTATTTTGAAGGCGAGATTATCGGCCCCAAGTACGGCTTCATCACACAACACCCAACCTGGGGCGCAACAGACAAGATTGATCTCTCCCACTGGGGAAAGTTTGCGCCTTTCCGTCCCTATGCTAAGCAAGCGCGTAAGGGCGGTCAGATCCTGGTCAAGGACATGGCCCAGCGGGAGAACATCTTCATGCGGTGGAAAGAGCACTTTCTTGTGCCCGACCACCGGGTGAGGACGATCAACGGGGCCAGTTTTGAGGGGTTCTATTACATTTGCTTTAATcaggtgaagggggaggtgagcgGGATCTACTTTCACAGCAAGAGTGAAAA GTTTCAACGGCTAGAGCTGAGACATGTACCCAACAAGGGGTGTTATGGCGCCGTGGAGTTCAGATGA
- the SEC26 gene encoding coatomer subunit beta (COG:U; EggNog:ENOG503NU7Q; BUSCO:EOG09260GKG) — MSFLENAYTLVKDNSIDGTPTLQELKTQLEKGTDESKLDTMRRILTIMLNGDPMPQLLMHIIRFVMPSKSKPLKKLLYFYYEICPKLDAQGKLKQEYILVCNGIRNDLQHPNEYIRGNTLRFLCKLREPELLEPLLSSARSCLEHRHAYVRKNAVFAVASIFQHSPSLIPDAADLIATFLEGESDPTCKRNGFAALASIDHGKALAYLSSVFDGIPNAEELLQLVELEFIRKDAIQNSQNKTKYLHLIFDLLESNTSTVVYEAASSLTALTNNPVAVKAAASKFIELAIKEADNNVKLIVLDRVDQLRQRNEGILDDLIMEILRVLSSPDIDVRKKALEIALEMVSSKNVEEVVLLLKKELSKTVDQEYEKNSEYRQLLIHSIHQCAVKFSEVAASVVELLMEFIADFNNASAVDVINFVKEVVEKFPALRPTIVSRLVDTLKEVRAGKVYRGILWIIGEYSLEEKDIRDAWKGIRASLGEIPILASEQRLLDNMHSEEENKEQEQTNGHPKPATTSRKVNADGTYATETALTSQSAAAAKLEAVKASQKPPLRQLILDGDYYLASVLASTLTKLVMRYSEVGSAESRTNALKAEAMLIMISVIRVGQSQFVKAPIDEDSVDRIMSCVRSLAEFKQHKELETVYLEDTRKAFRAMVQVEEKKREAKAAHEKAKSAIQVDDVVSIRQLSKKNTGGGEDTVELDLERAAGGDSGAGEDLSGKLSRVVQLTGFSDPVYAEAYVKVHQFDIILDVLLVNQTTDTLQNLSVEFATLGDLKVVERPTSQSLGPHDFHNVQCTIKVSSTDTGVIFGNVVYEGAHSTDTNVVILNDLHVDIMDYIQPATCSETQFRTMWTEFEWENKVNINSKAKTLRDFLDQLMACTNMNCLTPEASLKGDCQFLSANLYARSVFGEDALANLSIEKEGEDGPVTGFLRIRSRSQGLALSLGSLKGLNKIGSAA; from the exons ATGTCCTTTCTCGAAAATGCGTACACGTTAGTGAAGGACAACTCCATCGATGGCACACCGACATTGCAGGAGCTCAAGACACAGCTCGAGAAGGGCACCGATGAGTCCAAGCTCGATACCATGAGGCGCATCTTGACCATCATGCTCAATGGCGATCCTATGCCGCAATTGCTCATGCACATCATCCGATTCGTCATGCCGTCCAAGTCGAAGCCTCTAAAGAAGCTCCTCTATTTCTACTACGAGATCTGCCCGAAGCTTGACGCCCAAGGCAAGCTGAAGCAGGAGTACATTCTAGTATGCAACGGTATCCGGAACGACTTGCAACACCCGAACGAGTACATCCGCGGTAACACATTACGTTTCCTCTGCAAACTTCGCGAACCAGAGCTTCTCGagcccctcctctcctcagcCCGATCATGCCTCGAACATCGCCATGCCTACGTACGAAAGAACGCCGTCTTTGCCGTCGCATCCATCTTCCAACACTCGCCCTCCCTGATCCCCGATGCCGCAGACCTCATTGCCACATTCCTGGAAGGCGAGAGCGATCCCACATGCAAGAGGAACGGTTTTGCTGCGCTTGCCAGCATCGACCACGGCAAGGCGCTGGCGTACCTTAGCTCTGTCTTTGATGGCATCCCGAACGCAGAGGAGCTCCTGCAGTTGGTTGAGCTCGAGTTCATCAGGAAGGACGCCATCCAGAACTCTCAGAACAAGACCAAATATCTGCACCTGATCTTTGACCTGCTGGAGTCCAACACATCCACCGTCGTCTACGAAGCTGCTTCTTCGTTGACGGCCCTTACCAACAACCCTGTGGCCGTCAAGGCTGCCGCCAGCAAGTTCATTGAGCTTGCCATCAAGGAGGCCGACAACAATGTTAAGCTTATCGTGCTGGATCGCGTCGACCAGCTCCGCCAAAGAAACGAGGGCATCTTGGACGACTTGATCATGGAGATTTTGCGCGTTCTTTCCAGCCCGGATATTGATGTGCGCAAGAAGGCCCTCGAGATTGCGCTGGAGATGGTTTCCAGCAAGaatgttgaggaggttgtccTGCTCCTCAAGAAGGAGCTGTCCAAGACTGTCGACCAAGAATACGAGAAGAACAGCGAGTATCGCCAACTGCTTATCCACTCTATTCACCAGTGCGCCGTCAAGTTCTCCGAGGTGGCTGCCAGCGTTGTGGAGCTTTTGATGGAGTTTATTGCCGACTTCAACAATGCCTCCGCCGTCGATGTCATCAACTTTGTCAAGGAGGTCGTGGAGAAATTCCCAGCGCTGCGCCCAACCATTGTGTCCAGGCTAGTCGACACCCTGAAGGAGGTCCGTGCCGGCAAGGTATACCGGGGCATTCTGTGGATCATTGGCGAGTACTCTcttgaggagaaggataTCCGTGATGCCTGGAAAGGCATCAGGGCTAGCTTGGGTGAAATCCCCATCTTGGCTTCCGAGCAACGGTTGCTGGATAACATGcacagcgaggaggagaacaaggaaCAGGAGCAGACCAATGGACACCCCAAGCCGGCCACTACTTCGCGCAAGGTTAACGCTGATGGCACATATGCGACTGAGACTGCCCTTACCAGCCAGtctgccgctgctgccaagcTCGAAGCTGTCAAGGCCTCTCAAAAACCACCTCTTCGCCAGCTCATTCTCGATGGCGATTACTATCTCGCCAGCGTCCTTGCCTCGACTCTCACAAAGTTGGTCATGCGCTACTCGGAAGTTGGCTCGGCCGAGTCTCGCACCAATGCCCTCAAGGCAGAGGCTATGCTTATCATGATTTCCGTCATCCGTGTTGGTCAATCCCAATTCGTCAAGGCTCCCATTGATGAGGACTCGGTTGACCGCATCATGAGCTGTGTACGCTCGCTTGCCGAGTTCAAGCAGCACAAGGAGCTCGAAACTGTCTACCTCGAGGACACCCGCAAGGCCTTCCGCGCCATGGTCCAagtcgaggagaagaagcgcgaggccaaggctgctcACGAGAAGGCCAAGTCGGCCATTCAGGTTGACGATGTGGTCTCTATCCGTCAGCTCTCCAAGAAGAACACCGGCGGTGGCGAGGACACAgttgagcttgaccttgagcGCGCCGCTGGCGGTGACAGCGGTGCGGGCGAGGATTTGTCGGGGAAGCTCAGCCGTGTGGTTCAGCTCACCGGTTTTTCCGATCCTGTCTACGCGGAAGCCTATGTCAAGGTGCACCAATTCGACATCATTCTTgacgtcctcctcgtcaatcAGACAACCGACACGCTCCAGAACCTCTCGGTTGAGTTTGCCACTCTCGGTGACCTCAAGGTGGTTGAGAGACCAACAAGCCAGTCCCTCGGCCCCCACGACTTCCACAACGTGCAGTGCACCATCAAGGTCTCGTCCACCGACACGGGTGTGATTTTCGGCAATGTTGTCTACGAGGGCGCCCACTCCACCGACACGAACGTCGTTATTCTGAATGACCTGCACGTTGACATTATGGACTACATCCAGCCTGCCACGTGCAGCGAGACGCAGTTCAGGACCATGTGGACCGAGTTTGAGTGGGAGAACAAGGTCAACATCAATAGCAAGGCCAAGACGCTGAGGGACTTTTTGGACCAGCTGATGGCGTGCACGAATATGAACTGCCTGACGCCCGAGGCGAGCTTGAAGGGGGATTGCCAGTTTTTGAGCGCGAATTTGTATGCTAGGAGTGTGTTTG GTGAGGATGCCCTGGCCAACTTGAGcattgaga